One window of the Pseudomonas knackmussii B13 genome contains the following:
- the alr gene encoding alanine racemase, with translation MRPLVAHIDLSAIRHNYDLAKRCAPGREAFAVVKANAYGHGVREVVTSLHDAADGFAVASLEEAAEVRALHGTARVLLLEGCFEPSECRVAAQLRLDVAVQGEEQAVALLASELPGPLNVWLKLDSGMHRLGFDAVALRAVFGRLRAAPQVAELNLMSHFACADERGHSLNEDQLECFLGLLDLDFDRRSLANSAAVLTIPAAHMDWIRPGIMLYGASPFADLGAAELGLRPAMSLRAQIIAVREVAVGESVGYGASWVAERPSRIGTVSCGYADGYPRHAPSGTPVLVNGQRVPLAGRVSMDMLAVDLTDLPDAAVGAAVELWGAELPIDEVAAHAGTIGYELLTKVTARVPRRYSA, from the coding sequence ATGCGTCCCCTCGTCGCCCACATCGATCTCTCCGCCATCCGCCACAACTACGACCTGGCCAAGCGCTGCGCGCCGGGGCGCGAGGCATTCGCCGTGGTCAAGGCCAATGCTTACGGGCATGGCGTGCGCGAGGTGGTCACCAGCCTGCATGACGCTGCCGATGGCTTTGCCGTGGCCAGTCTGGAAGAGGCTGCGGAAGTGCGCGCCCTGCACGGCACCGCGCGCGTCCTGCTGCTGGAGGGCTGCTTCGAGCCGAGCGAGTGCCGGGTGGCTGCGCAATTGCGCCTGGACGTGGCCGTGCAAGGCGAGGAGCAGGCTGTGGCTCTGCTCGCCAGCGAACTGCCTGGGCCGCTGAACGTCTGGCTCAAGCTGGATTCGGGCATGCATCGCCTGGGCTTCGACGCGGTCGCGCTGCGTGCCGTCTTCGGCCGTTTGCGCGCCGCTCCGCAAGTCGCCGAGCTGAACCTGATGAGCCACTTCGCCTGCGCCGACGAGCGCGGCCATTCGCTCAACGAGGATCAGCTGGAGTGCTTCCTCGGCCTGCTCGATCTCGATTTTGACCGGCGCTCGCTGGCCAACTCCGCGGCGGTACTGACCATTCCCGCCGCGCACATGGACTGGATTCGCCCCGGCATCATGCTCTACGGCGCGTCGCCCTTTGCTGACCTCGGCGCTGCGGAGCTCGGTCTGCGCCCGGCCATGAGCCTGCGCGCACAGATCATCGCAGTGCGCGAGGTGGCCGTGGGAGAGAGCGTCGGCTATGGCGCCAGCTGGGTGGCCGAACGGCCCTCGCGCATCGGTACGGTCAGCTGCGGCTACGCCGATGGCTACCCGCGCCATGCACCCAGCGGCACGCCGGTGCTGGTGAACGGGCAGCGCGTGCCGCTGGCCGGGCGGGTGTCGATGGACATGCTGGCGGTGGACCTCACCGATCTGCCGGACGCGGCTGTCGGCGCTGCGGTTGAGCTGTGGGGCGCGGAGCTGCCGATCGACGAAGTCGCGGCGCACGCCGGCACCATCGGCTACGAGTTGCTGACCAAGGTCACTGCGCGGGTGCCGCGCCGCTATAGCGCCTGA
- the rplI gene encoding 50S ribosomal protein L9 — protein MEVILLEKIAKLGNLGDKLNVKGGYARNYLLPQGKATAATPANVAAFEERRAELEKAAAAKKADAEARAAQLSELIVTIGAHAGDEGKLFGSIGTRDIAEAVSAAGYPLEKSEVRLPDGALRAVGEYNIEVQLHTDVDATLHVVVVAE, from the coding sequence ATGGAAGTCATCCTGCTGGAAAAGATCGCCAAACTGGGCAACCTGGGCGACAAACTGAACGTAAAGGGCGGCTACGCCCGTAACTACCTGCTGCCGCAGGGCAAAGCTACCGCTGCCACCCCGGCCAACGTTGCTGCTTTCGAAGAGCGCCGTGCCGAGCTGGAAAAAGCGGCTGCTGCGAAGAAGGCTGACGCCGAAGCTCGCGCTGCCCAGCTGTCCGAACTGATCGTTACCATCGGCGCCCACGCTGGCGACGAAGGCAAGCTGTTCGGCTCGATCGGCACCCGCGACATCGCCGAAGCGGTCTCCGCTGCCGGCTACCCGCTGGAGAAGAGCGAAGTTCGCCTGCCCGACGGCGCCCTGCGCGCTGTAGGCGAATACAACATCGAAGTGCAGCTGCACACCGACGTTGATGCGACCCTGCACGTGGTCGTAGTCGCCGAGTAA
- a CDS encoding parallel beta-helix domain-containing protein — protein MRRAALSLLSIAVLLAACGEQDKPTAAVSTDFQKDLQTRLIKAKAGEVIEIPAGTYHLDRSLSLKVDGVTIRGAGMDKTILNFKGQKAGAEGLFVDASDFTIENLAIEDTSGDALKVVGGKNIVIRNIRTEWTNGASTENGGYGIYPVQTENTLLEGNVAIGASDSGIYVGQSRNVVVRNNRAERNVAGIEIENTIGADVYNNVATDNTGGILVFNMPNLQQPGRGSRVFNNDVQGNNHENFGHKGTPVASVPAGSGVVVNSNDDVEIFDNKIGNHKTANVIISSYYSTNYSDKATQPNFDPYPEGIYIHGNTFGPGGDSPDHLELKALKIAKFGLNGHLPDILWDGYFNQKKVVDGKLPDNLSICVDNGDATLVNVDGPNGYKNISTDMSSHRCKLNPLPKIEQAGLGDKGGKA, from the coding sequence ATGCGCCGCGCCGCTCTATCTCTCCTCAGCATCGCCGTACTCCTTGCCGCCTGTGGCGAGCAGGACAAACCTACCGCTGCTGTCAGCACGGACTTTCAGAAAGATCTGCAGACCCGGCTGATCAAGGCCAAGGCCGGCGAGGTCATCGAGATTCCGGCGGGCACCTACCACCTAGACCGCAGCCTCAGCCTCAAGGTCGACGGCGTGACCATCCGCGGCGCTGGCATGGACAAGACCATCCTCAACTTCAAGGGCCAGAAGGCCGGGGCGGAGGGGCTGTTCGTCGATGCCTCGGACTTCACCATCGAGAACCTGGCCATCGAAGACACCAGCGGCGACGCGCTCAAGGTGGTCGGCGGCAAGAACATCGTGATCCGCAACATCCGCACCGAGTGGACCAACGGCGCGTCCACCGAGAACGGCGGCTACGGCATCTACCCGGTGCAGACCGAGAACACCCTGCTCGAAGGCAACGTCGCCATAGGCGCATCGGACTCGGGCATCTACGTTGGCCAGTCGCGCAACGTGGTGGTGCGCAACAACCGCGCCGAGCGCAACGTCGCCGGCATCGAGATCGAGAACACCATCGGCGCCGACGTCTACAACAACGTCGCCACCGACAACACCGGTGGCATCCTCGTCTTCAACATGCCCAACCTGCAGCAGCCGGGGCGTGGCTCACGCGTCTTCAACAACGACGTGCAGGGCAACAACCACGAGAACTTCGGCCACAAGGGCACCCCGGTGGCCAGCGTGCCGGCCGGTTCCGGCGTGGTGGTGAACTCCAACGACGACGTGGAGATCTTCGACAACAAGATCGGCAACCACAAAACCGCCAACGTCATCATCAGCAGCTACTACAGCACCAACTATTCGGACAAGGCGACCCAGCCGAACTTCGACCCCTACCCCGAAGGCATCTACATCCACGGCAATACCTTCGGGCCCGGCGGCGACAGCCCCGACCACCTCGAGCTGAAGGCGCTGAAGATCGCCAAGTTCGGCTTGAACGGCCACCTGCCGGACATCCTCTGGGATGGCTACTTCAACCAGAAGAAAGTCGTCGACGGCAAACTGCCGGACAACCTGTCGATCTGCGTCGACAACGGTGACGCGACCCTGGTCAATGTCGACGGCCCGAACGGCTACAAGAACATCAGCACCGACATGAGCAGCCACCGCTGCAAGCTCAACCCGCTGCCGAAGATCGAGCAAGCCGGCCTGGGCGACAAGGGAGGCAAGGCATGA
- the rpsF gene encoding 30S ribosomal protein S6, whose translation MRHYEIVFLVHPDQSEQVGGMVERYTKAIEEDGGKVHRLEDWGRRQLAYAINNVHKAHYVLMNVECTAKALAELEDNFRYNDAVIRNMVIRRDEAVTGQSEMLKAEESRNERRERRERPDANDNESADGEDSRDSADE comes from the coding sequence ATGCGTCATTACGAAATCGTGTTCCTGGTTCACCCGGACCAGAGCGAACAAGTCGGTGGCATGGTCGAGCGTTACACCAAGGCCATCGAAGAAGACGGTGGCAAGGTTCACCGCCTGGAAGACTGGGGCCGTCGTCAGCTGGCTTACGCCATCAACAACGTGCACAAGGCTCACTACGTTCTGATGAACGTCGAGTGCACCGCCAAGGCCCTGGCTGAGCTGGAAGACAACTTCCGCTACAACGACGCCGTGATCCGTAACATGGTCATCCGTCGCGACGAAGCCGTTACCGGCCAGTCCGAAATGCTGAAAGCCGAAGAGAGCCGCAACGAGCGCCGTGAGCGCCGTGAGCGTCCTGACGCCAACGATAACGAGTCCGCTGACGGCGAAGATAGCCGCGACAGCGCCGACGAGTAA
- a CDS encoding SO2930 family diheme c-type cytochrome, with translation MTRAPHAWLSLALAVALAGCGQEAKPRYQPEGDDYPQTLSGWGMLQLADGHLKPVAQVLPYDLNTPLFTDYAHKLRTVWMPDGQSAKYADDHFDYPLGTVLTKTFYYPTDGAGQLLENAQDDRDPQQGLDLGKVRLIETRVLVKQKDGWTALPYVWDAKQKEATLELAGDSQPLELQDAAGKKVSFTYMVPDANQCSECHAEHKGGGIAPLGPKARHLNKDFVYADGSDNQLNHWQARGFLSGLPALAQVPQNALWGHPRAGETLDKQARSYLDANCGHCHNPKGAGRTSGLYLDARAEFGVNYGLCKQPVAAGGGTGGRLEDIHPGHPELSVLTYRVGSDKPGDMMPELGRTLVHKEGLEMLQRWIASLPGGCT, from the coding sequence ATGACGCGAGCGCCCCACGCCTGGTTGTCGCTCGCCCTGGCCGTTGCGCTGGCCGGGTGCGGGCAGGAGGCGAAGCCGCGCTACCAGCCCGAAGGCGACGACTACCCGCAGACCTTGAGCGGCTGGGGCATGCTGCAGCTGGCCGACGGTCACCTGAAGCCTGTCGCGCAAGTGTTGCCCTACGACCTCAACACCCCGCTGTTCACCGACTATGCGCACAAGTTGCGCACCGTGTGGATGCCCGACGGCCAGTCGGCGAAGTATGCCGACGACCACTTCGACTATCCCTTGGGGACGGTGCTGACCAAGACCTTCTATTACCCCACCGACGGAGCGGGGCAGTTGCTGGAGAACGCCCAGGACGACCGCGACCCGCAGCAGGGCCTGGACCTGGGCAAGGTGCGCCTGATCGAGACCCGCGTGCTGGTGAAGCAGAAGGACGGCTGGACCGCCTTGCCCTACGTCTGGGATGCCAAGCAGAAGGAAGCCACCCTCGAACTGGCCGGCGACAGCCAGCCGCTCGAATTGCAGGACGCGGCCGGGAAGAAGGTCTCTTTCACCTACATGGTGCCGGACGCCAACCAGTGCTCCGAATGCCACGCCGAGCACAAGGGCGGCGGCATCGCCCCGCTGGGCCCGAAGGCGCGTCACCTGAACAAGGACTTCGTCTACGCCGACGGCAGCGACAACCAGCTGAACCACTGGCAGGCGCGCGGCTTCCTGAGCGGCCTGCCGGCGCTGGCGCAGGTGCCGCAGAACGCCCTTTGGGGCCACCCGCGCGCCGGCGAGACGTTGGACAAGCAGGCGCGCAGCTACCTCGACGCCAACTGCGGGCATTGCCACAACCCCAAAGGCGCGGGCCGCACCTCCGGGCTCTACCTCGACGCCCGCGCCGAGTTCGGCGTGAACTACGGCCTGTGCAAGCAGCCGGTGGCGGCCGGCGGCGGTACCGGTGGACGCCTGGAGGACATCCATCCGGGGCATCCGGAGCTCTCGGTGCTGACCTACCGCGTGGGCAGCGACAAGCCCGGCGACATGATGCCGGAGCTGGGCCGCACCCTGGTGCACAAGGAAGGCCTGGAGATGCTGCAACGCTGGATCGCCTCGCTGCCGGGCGGCTGCACCTGA
- the rpsR gene encoding 30S ribosomal protein S18, translating into MARFFRRRKFCRFTAEGVKEIDYKDLNTLKAYVSETGKIVPSRITGTKAKYQRQLATAIKRARYLALLPYTDSHGR; encoded by the coding sequence ATGGCACGTTTCTTCCGTCGTCGTAAGTTCTGCCGTTTCACCGCTGAAGGCGTGAAAGAGATCGATTACAAAGATCTGAACACCCTGAAAGCCTACGTTTCCGAAACCGGCAAGATCGTTCCGAGCCGTATCACCGGCACCAAGGCCAAATACCAGCGTCAGCTGGCGACCGCCATCAAGCGCGCTCGCTACCTGGCCCTGCTTCCCTACACCGACAGCCACGGCCGTTGA
- a CDS encoding diguanylate cyclase, which translates to MRHLLLCILAVCLWPFATLAAEPVSLDSQSSGRWLNDALTLLEDHSKQLDLEQVEARDAEFVPAAGRTSVGQSSSSWWLRLDLDQRMTPPGGWWLEVDAVNLLDLRVYLPDGQGGYRELRSGEAVPFAEGRDRTYRRPVFHLPEGQGPLRVYMRSYDPAGNSFPLRLWSQDDLQDHRAQTNLFLGLVYGLIGALLLYNLFILITLRDRAYLWYVLTTAFALLFSMGMTGHAFEYLWPEHGVPWWLNRITLPSLWGLCVTRFTQTLLQTRVHVRWAHHMLTLNCLLYVTSVLMNAFVGRAEAGWVIASTTLVGVPAALGAAITRTRQGSLPGRLYLIGFGLVLTSISVSVMRALGVVQPSPTTAYLFPVSVGMESILFSFALTSRIQELKRERAQAMDQAHREKNARLTLLQSAQTDLAQAVAARTAELTQANQLLLEREAQLKHAAHNDPLTGLPNRRFLVEHAELALTQAQQRGETLALMLIDLDHFKPINDRHGHDAGDFMLQNVGYRLRQCVRSSDCVARLGGDEFAALIAGPDAEGHAREIAERLLSELSRPVQFDKLELRITPSIGVAIYPSHALQFSKLYKAADQALYEVKGSGRASYALAGEAESGTSDFWMDTLPAPDGLS; encoded by the coding sequence GTGCGCCATCTGTTGTTGTGCATCCTTGCCGTATGCCTGTGGCCCTTCGCGACACTCGCCGCCGAGCCCGTTTCGCTCGATTCGCAATCCAGCGGACGCTGGCTGAACGACGCCCTGACGCTGCTCGAAGACCACAGCAAGCAGCTCGACCTGGAGCAGGTCGAGGCGCGTGACGCCGAGTTCGTGCCCGCCGCCGGCCGCACCAGCGTCGGCCAGAGCAGCAGCTCCTGGTGGCTGCGCCTGGACCTCGACCAGCGCATGACACCGCCCGGCGGCTGGTGGCTGGAGGTCGACGCGGTCAATCTGCTCGACCTGCGCGTCTACCTGCCGGACGGCCAGGGCGGATACCGCGAGCTGCGCTCCGGCGAAGCCGTGCCCTTTGCCGAGGGCCGCGACCGCACCTATCGCCGCCCGGTGTTCCATCTGCCCGAAGGCCAAGGCCCGCTGCGCGTCTACATGCGCAGCTACGATCCTGCCGGCAACTCCTTCCCGCTGCGCCTCTGGAGCCAGGACGACCTGCAGGACCACCGCGCACAAACCAACCTGTTCCTCGGCCTGGTCTACGGGCTGATCGGCGCGCTGCTGCTGTACAACCTGTTCATCCTCATCACCCTGCGCGACCGCGCCTACCTCTGGTACGTGCTGACCACCGCCTTCGCCCTGCTTTTCAGCATGGGCATGACCGGCCACGCCTTCGAGTACCTGTGGCCGGAGCACGGCGTGCCCTGGTGGCTCAACCGCATCACCCTGCCCTCGCTGTGGGGGCTGTGCGTCACGCGCTTCACCCAGACGCTGCTGCAAACCCGCGTCCACGTACGCTGGGCGCACCACATGCTGACCCTGAACTGCCTGCTGTACGTCACCTCGGTCCTGATGAACGCCTTTGTCGGACGGGCCGAGGCCGGTTGGGTGATCGCCAGCACCACCCTGGTCGGAGTCCCCGCAGCGCTTGGCGCCGCCATCACCCGTACCCGCCAGGGCTCGCTGCCGGGGCGGCTGTACCTGATCGGCTTCGGCCTGGTGCTCACCAGCATCAGCGTCTCGGTGATGCGTGCGCTCGGCGTAGTGCAGCCGTCGCCGACCACCGCGTACCTGTTCCCGGTATCGGTGGGCATGGAATCGATCCTCTTCTCCTTCGCCCTGACCTCGCGCATCCAGGAGCTCAAGCGCGAACGGGCACAAGCGATGGACCAGGCGCATCGGGAAAAGAACGCGCGCCTGACCCTGCTGCAGAGCGCGCAAACCGATCTGGCGCAAGCAGTGGCGGCCCGCACGGCCGAACTGACCCAGGCCAACCAGTTGCTGCTTGAGCGAGAAGCCCAGCTCAAGCACGCCGCACACAACGATCCGCTGACCGGCCTGCCCAATCGCCGCTTCCTGGTGGAGCACGCCGAGCTGGCGCTGACGCAGGCCCAGCAGCGCGGCGAAACCCTGGCGCTGATGCTCATCGACCTGGACCACTTCAAGCCGATCAACGACCGCCACGGCCACGACGCCGGCGACTTCATGCTGCAGAACGTCGGCTATCGGCTGCGGCAGTGCGTGCGTTCCAGCGACTGCGTCGCGCGCCTGGGCGGAGACGAATTCGCCGCGCTGATCGCCGGCCCCGACGCCGAGGGCCATGCCCGCGAGATCGCCGAACGGCTGCTCAGCGAACTGTCGCGCCCGGTGCAATTCGACAAGCTGGAACTGCGCATCACGCCGAGCATTGGCGTGGCCATCTATCCCAGCCACGCACTGCAGTTCAGCAAGCTCTACAAGGCTGCCGACCAGGCGCTGTACGAGGTTAAGGGGAGCGGCCGCGCCAGCTACGCGCTGGCCGGCGAAGCGGAAAGCGGCACCAGCGACTTCTGGATGGACACGCTTCCCGCCCCGGACGGTCTGTCCTGA
- the dnaB gene encoding replicative DNA helicase has product MNDITVPEQYDLQTASLKVPPHSIEAEQSVLGGLMLDNNAWERVSDAVSDGDFYRHDHRLIYRAVYKLAESNQPIDVVTLSEQLEREGQLSQVGGLAYLAELAKNTPSVANIKAYAQIIRERATLRQLIGISNEIADSAFNPQGRGANEVLDEAERKIFEIAEARPKTGGPVGISDILAKTIDRIDHLFNTDEALTGISTGFTDLDEKTSGLQPADLVIVAGRPSMGKTTFAMNLVENALMRSDKVILVYSLEMPSDSIVMRMLASLGRIDQTKVRAGKLEDDDWPRLTSAVNLLNDRKLFIDDTAGISPSEMRARTRRLAREHGEIGLIMVDYLQLMQIPGSSGDNRTNEISEISRSLKALAKEFNCPVVALSQLNRSLEQRPNKRPVNSDLRESGAIEQDADVIMFVYRDEVYHPETEFKGVAEIIIGKQRNGPIGTVRVAFLGKYSRFENLAPGMYNFEDE; this is encoded by the coding sequence ATGAACGACATCACCGTCCCCGAGCAGTACGACCTGCAAACGGCCTCCCTCAAGGTGCCGCCGCACTCGATTGAAGCCGAGCAGTCGGTTCTCGGCGGCCTGATGCTCGACAACAACGCCTGGGAGCGTGTGTCGGACGCGGTTTCCGATGGCGACTTCTACCGCCACGATCACCGCCTGATCTACCGCGCGGTGTACAAGCTCGCCGAGAGCAACCAGCCGATCGACGTGGTCACCCTGTCCGAGCAGCTGGAGCGTGAAGGTCAGCTGTCGCAGGTCGGCGGCCTGGCCTACCTGGCCGAGCTTGCGAAGAACACGCCGTCGGTAGCCAACATCAAGGCGTACGCGCAGATCATCCGCGAACGTGCGACCTTGCGGCAGCTGATCGGCATCAGCAACGAGATTGCCGACAGCGCCTTCAACCCACAGGGGCGCGGCGCCAACGAGGTGCTCGACGAGGCCGAGCGGAAGATCTTCGAGATCGCCGAAGCGCGACCGAAGACCGGCGGCCCGGTGGGTATCAGCGACATCCTGGCCAAGACCATCGACCGCATCGACCACCTGTTCAACACCGACGAGGCGCTGACCGGCATCTCCACCGGTTTCACCGATCTCGATGAGAAGACCAGCGGGCTGCAGCCGGCCGACCTGGTCATCGTCGCCGGCCGTCCGTCCATGGGTAAGACCACCTTCGCCATGAACCTGGTGGAAAACGCCCTGATGCGCAGCGACAAGGTGATCCTGGTGTATTCCCTGGAGATGCCCTCCGACTCCATCGTGATGCGTATGCTCGCGTCGCTGGGGCGCATCGACCAGACCAAGGTGCGTGCGGGCAAGCTGGAAGACGACGATTGGCCGCGCCTGACCTCGGCGGTCAACCTGCTCAACGACCGCAAGCTGTTCATCGACGACACCGCCGGCATCTCGCCGTCGGAGATGCGTGCGCGTACCCGCCGCCTCGCGCGCGAGCACGGCGAAATTGGCCTGATCATGGTCGACTACCTGCAGCTGATGCAGATTCCCGGCTCCTCCGGCGACAACCGGACCAACGAGATTTCCGAGATCTCCCGCTCGCTCAAGGCGCTGGCCAAGGAATTCAACTGCCCGGTGGTGGCGCTCTCCCAGCTCAACCGCTCGCTGGAACAGCGTCCCAACAAGCGTCCGGTGAACTCCGACCTTCGTGAATCCGGAGCGATCGAGCAGGACGCCGACGTGATCATGTTCGTCTACCGCGACGAGGTGTATCACCCGGAAACCGAGTTCAAGGGCGTCGCCGAGATCATCATCGGCAAGCAGCGTAACGGCCCCATCGGTACCGTGCGCGTGGCCTTCCTCGGCAAGTACAGCCGCTTCGAGAACCTCGCGCCGGGCATGTACAACTTCGAAGACGAGTAA
- a CDS encoding YgiQ family radical SAM protein yields the protein MQAAKPLFDYPKYWAECFGPAPFLPMSRAEMDQLGWDSCDIIIVTGDAYVDHPSFGMAIIGRLLEAQGFRVGIIAQPDWQSKDDFMKLGQPNLFFGVAAGNMDSMINRYTADKKIRSDDAYTPGGLAGARPDRASLVYSQRCKEAYSETPVILGGIEASLRRIAHYDYWQDKVRRSILIDATADILLYGNAERAVVEIAQRLAFGERIENITDVRGTAFIRRDTPQGWFEIDSTRIDRPGKIDKIINPYVNTQDTAACAIEQEKGPVEDANEAKVVELLPSPKMTREKTVIRLPSFEKVRNDPVLYAHANRVLHLETNPGNARALVQKHGEVDVWFTPPPIPMTTEEMDYVFGMPYARVPHPAYGKARIPAYEMIRFSVNIMRGCFGGCTFCSITEHEGRIIQNRSHESILNEIEEMRDKVPGFTGVVSDLGGPTANMYRIACKSTEIEKHCRKPSCVFPGICENLNTDHSSLIELYRKARALPGVKKILIASGLRYDLAVESPEYVKELVTHHVGGYLKIAPEHTERGPLDKMMKPGIGSYDRFKQMFEKYSKEAGKEQYLIPYFIAAHPGTTDEDMMNLALWLKRNGFRADQVQAFYPSPMASATAMYHSGKNPLRKVTYKSDGVTIVKSDQQRRLHKAFLRYHDPKGWPMLREALERMGRADLIGNGKHHLIPTYQPQTDEYQSARRKNSTPSGSKKVAGNGGGRVLTQHTGLPPRASDGSKPWNKVEEGKASGYAKGKKRTTKRQPNLPR from the coding sequence ATGCAAGCCGCCAAGCCGCTGTTCGACTATCCCAAGTACTGGGCCGAGTGTTTCGGTCCGGCGCCTTTCCTGCCGATGAGCCGGGCGGAGATGGATCAACTGGGCTGGGACTCCTGCGACATCATCATCGTCACCGGCGATGCCTACGTCGACCATCCGTCCTTCGGCATGGCGATCATCGGCCGCCTGCTGGAAGCCCAGGGTTTCCGCGTCGGCATCATCGCCCAGCCGGACTGGCAGTCGAAGGATGACTTCATGAAGCTGGGCCAGCCGAACCTGTTCTTCGGCGTGGCCGCCGGCAACATGGACTCGATGATCAACCGCTACACCGCGGACAAGAAGATCCGCAGCGACGACGCCTACACCCCCGGCGGCCTGGCCGGCGCGCGCCCGGACCGCGCCAGCCTGGTCTATAGCCAGCGCTGCAAGGAGGCCTACAGCGAAACGCCGGTGATCCTCGGCGGCATCGAGGCCTCGCTGCGCCGTATCGCCCACTACGACTACTGGCAGGACAAGGTCCGTCGCTCGATCCTGATCGACGCTACCGCAGACATCCTGCTGTACGGCAACGCCGAGCGTGCTGTGGTCGAGATCGCCCAGCGCCTGGCCTTCGGCGAGCGGATCGAGAACATCACCGACGTGCGCGGCACCGCCTTCATCCGCCGCGATACCCCGCAAGGCTGGTTCGAGATTGACTCCACCCGCATCGACCGCCCGGGCAAGATCGACAAGATCATCAACCCCTACGTCAACACCCAGGACACCGCCGCCTGCGCCATCGAGCAGGAGAAGGGCCCGGTCGAGGACGCCAACGAGGCCAAGGTCGTCGAGCTGCTGCCCAGCCCGAAGATGACCCGCGAGAAGACGGTGATCCGCCTGCCGTCGTTCGAGAAGGTGCGCAACGACCCGGTGCTCTACGCCCACGCCAACCGCGTGCTGCACCTGGAGACCAACCCGGGCAACGCCCGTGCGCTGGTGCAGAAGCACGGTGAAGTGGACGTGTGGTTCACCCCGCCGCCCATTCCGATGACCACCGAGGAAATGGACTACGTGTTCGGCATGCCCTATGCGCGCGTGCCGCACCCGGCGTACGGCAAGGCGCGGATTCCGGCCTACGAGATGATCCGTTTCTCGGTCAACATCATGCGTGGCTGCTTCGGTGGCTGCACCTTCTGCTCGATCACCGAGCACGAAGGCCGGATCATCCAGAACCGCTCGCACGAGTCGATCCTCAACGAGATCGAGGAAATGCGAGACAAGGTGCCGGGCTTCACCGGCGTGGTCTCCGACCTCGGCGGGCCGACCGCCAACATGTACCGCATCGCCTGCAAGAGCACGGAGATCGAGAAGCACTGCCGCAAGCCGTCCTGCGTGTTCCCCGGCATCTGCGAGAACCTGAACACCGACCACAGCTCGCTGATCGAGCTGTACCGCAAGGCCCGCGCCTTGCCGGGTGTGAAGAAGATCCTGATTGCATCGGGCCTGCGCTACGACCTCGCCGTGGAGTCGCCGGAGTACGTCAAGGAGCTGGTCACCCACCACGTCGGCGGCTACCTGAAGATCGCTCCGGAGCACACCGAACGCGGCCCGCTGGACAAGATGATGAAGCCGGGTATCGGCAGCTACGACCGCTTCAAGCAGATGTTCGAGAAGTACTCGAAGGAGGCGGGCAAGGAGCAATACCTGATCCCGTACTTCATCGCCGCGCACCCGGGCACCACCGACGAAGACATGATGAACCTCGCCCTGTGGCTCAAGCGCAACGGCTTCCGCGCCGACCAGGTGCAGGCCTTCTATCCCTCGCCCATGGCCAGCGCCACGGCGATGTACCACTCGGGCAAGAACCCGCTGCGCAAGGTCACCTACAAGAGCGACGGCGTGACCATCGTCAAGAGCGACCAGCAGCGCCGCCTGCACAAGGCCTTCCTGCGCTACCACGACCCGAAGGGCTGGCCGATGCTGCGCGAGGCGCTGGAGCGCATGGGCCGTGCGGACCTGATCGGCAACGGCAAGCATCACCTGATCCCGACCTACCAGCCGCAGACCGACGAGTACCAGAGCGCGCGCCGCAAGAACTCGACCCCGTCCGGCAGCAAGAAGGTCGCCGGCAACGGTGGCGGACGCGTCCTGACCCAGCACACCGGCCTGCCGCCGCGCGCCAGCGACGGCTCCAAGCCGTGGAACAAGGTGGAAGAGGGCAAGGCCAGCGGCTACGCCAAGGGCAAGAAGCGCACTACCAAGCGCCAGCCGAACCTACCGCGCTGA